In one window of Agromyces badenianii DNA:
- the paaZ gene encoding phenylacetic acid degradation bifunctional protein PaaZ, producing the protein MTEMLPSYVNGEWWTPDGEAAGATEVRDASTGELVTRVSTAGLDLGAALEYARTVGQASLGELTFHQRAVLLKQMALALSERKAELYELSARTGATKQDSWVDIDGGIGVLFTYSSKGRREMPNSKVYVDGAVENLSKDGSFLGRHIYTRLPGVAVQINAFNFPVWGSLEKFAPAFLAGVPTLVKPATPTGYLAEAFVRILVESGLLPAGSLQLVSGSVPELFDHLRLGDLVAFTGSASTAEKLRAHASVQTGGVRFTSETDSINASVLGTDAVPSTPEFDAYVKQLVAEMTTKAGQKCTAIRRAIVPGASVEAVIAAVRARIAERVVVGDPRAEGVTMGPLASLAQRDEVLRQVGRLEAGGGELVIGSTDAPTVTLQGGATGEASDGAFVAPMLLRFADAASPALHEVEAFGPVSSIIGYDSLAEAAALVARGGGSLVTSVATHDPEVAVALASGIAAYNGRVLFLDRDDARSSTGHGSPLPTLVHGGPGRAGGGEELGGIRAVLHHMQRTAVQGSPEMLTALTGVWHAGSEARPGGVHPFRKSLAELRIGDQVVSGSRTVTLDDIETFAAFTGDTFYAHMDEDAASANPFFPGRVAHGYLLVSWAAGLFVDAAPGPVLANSGLENLRFVTPVSPGDSIRVELTAKQITPRETDEYGEVRWDAVLRNQDDELVASYDVLTLVAKELAPA; encoded by the coding sequence ATGACCGAGATGCTGCCGAGTTACGTGAACGGCGAGTGGTGGACCCCTGATGGCGAGGCGGCGGGCGCGACGGAGGTGCGGGACGCCTCGACCGGTGAGCTCGTCACCCGCGTCTCGACCGCGGGGCTCGACCTCGGCGCCGCGCTCGAGTACGCCCGCACCGTCGGGCAGGCCTCGCTCGGCGAGCTCACCTTCCACCAGCGGGCGGTGCTGCTGAAGCAGATGGCGCTCGCGCTGAGCGAGCGGAAGGCCGAGCTCTACGAGCTCTCGGCGCGCACCGGCGCGACGAAGCAGGACTCGTGGGTCGACATCGACGGCGGCATCGGCGTGCTCTTCACGTACTCGTCGAAGGGGCGTCGCGAGATGCCGAACTCGAAGGTCTACGTCGACGGCGCGGTCGAGAACCTCTCGAAGGACGGCTCATTCCTCGGGCGGCATATCTACACCCGCCTGCCCGGCGTGGCCGTGCAGATCAACGCCTTCAACTTCCCGGTATGGGGATCGCTCGAGAAGTTCGCGCCCGCGTTCCTCGCCGGGGTTCCGACGCTCGTGAAGCCCGCCACGCCGACCGGATACCTCGCCGAGGCCTTCGTGCGCATCCTCGTCGAGTCGGGGCTGCTGCCCGCGGGCTCGTTGCAGCTCGTCTCGGGCAGTGTGCCCGAGCTCTTCGACCACTTGCGGCTCGGCGACCTCGTCGCCTTCACCGGCTCGGCGTCGACCGCCGAGAAGCTGCGCGCCCACGCCTCGGTGCAGACCGGCGGCGTACGGTTCACGAGCGAGACCGACTCGATCAACGCGAGCGTGCTCGGCACCGACGCGGTGCCGAGCACCCCCGAGTTCGACGCGTACGTGAAGCAGCTCGTCGCCGAGATGACGACGAAGGCCGGGCAGAAGTGCACGGCGATCCGCCGGGCGATCGTGCCCGGGGCATCCGTCGAGGCCGTGATCGCCGCCGTGCGGGCCCGCATCGCCGAGCGGGTGGTCGTCGGCGACCCGCGCGCCGAGGGCGTCACGATGGGCCCGCTCGCCTCGCTCGCGCAGCGCGACGAGGTGCTGCGCCAGGTCGGCCGGCTCGAGGCAGGCGGCGGCGAGCTCGTCATCGGCTCGACGGATGCCCCGACCGTCACGCTTCAGGGCGGCGCCACCGGCGAGGCATCCGATGGCGCCTTCGTCGCCCCCATGCTGCTGAGATTCGCGGATGCCGCGAGCCCCGCGCTGCACGAGGTCGAGGCGTTCGGCCCGGTGTCGTCGATCATCGGCTACGACTCGCTCGCCGAGGCCGCCGCCCTCGTGGCGCGTGGCGGCGGATCGCTCGTGACGAGCGTCGCGACGCACGACCCCGAGGTCGCCGTGGCGCTGGCGTCGGGCATCGCGGCCTACAACGGCCGCGTGCTGTTCCTCGATCGCGACGACGCGCGCTCGTCGACGGGCCACGGCTCACCGCTGCCGACCCTCGTGCACGGCGGCCCCGGGCGGGCGGGCGGCGGCGAGGAGCTCGGCGGCATCCGTGCGGTGCTGCACCACATGCAGCGCACGGCCGTGCAGGGATCGCCCGAGATGCTCACCGCCCTCACCGGCGTGTGGCACGCCGGGTCGGAGGCGCGCCCCGGCGGAGTGCATCCGTTCCGCAAGTCGCTCGCCGAACTGCGCATCGGCGATCAGGTCGTGTCGGGTTCGCGCACCGTGACGCTCGACGACATCGAGACCTTCGCGGCGTTCACGGGCGACACGTTCTACGCGCACATGGATGAGGATGCGGCATCCGCGAACCCGTTCTTCCCGGGCCGGGTCGCGCACGGGTACCTGCTCGTCTCGTGGGCTGCGGGTCTTTTCGTCGACGCGGCGCCGGGCCCGGTGCTCGCGAACTCGGGCCTCGAGAACCTGCGTTTCGTCACGCCGGTGTCGCCCGGCGACTCGATCCGGGTCGAGCTCACCGCGAAGCAGATCACGCCGCGCGAGACCGACGAGTACGGCGAGGTGCGCTGGGACGCGGTGCTGCGCAACCAGGACGACGAGCTCGTGGCGTCGTACGACGTGCTCACGCTCGTGGCGAAGGAGCTCGCGCCCGCCTGA
- a CDS encoding 3-hydroxyacyl-CoA dehydrogenase family protein, translating to MNETATGAPADVGVLGGGRMGAGIAHAFLLAGSRVTVVERDADAASAASGRVLESIAASVARGTADDDEPAIASRFATSTDVQDFARCDVVVEAVPEQLEVKIDALTRVESVLAPGAALASNTSSISIDQLAALLDRPEQFLGMHFFNPVPASTLVEIVRGEATDGPLVERARGWVHAIGKTPIVVADAPGFASSRLGVALGLEAIRMLEDGVASAEDVDAAMTLGYKHPIGPLRLTDIVGLDVRLGIAEYLSSTLGERFAPPALLRRLVAEGKLGRKTGEGFYLWDAP from the coding sequence GTGAACGAGACCGCAACAGGCGCTCCTGCCGATGTCGGCGTGCTGGGCGGGGGGCGCATGGGCGCCGGCATCGCGCACGCCTTCCTGCTCGCCGGATCCCGCGTCACGGTCGTCGAGCGCGATGCGGATGCCGCGTCGGCGGCGTCGGGCCGGGTGCTCGAGTCCATCGCGGCGTCCGTCGCGAGGGGCACCGCCGACGACGACGAGCCGGCCATCGCCTCGCGCTTCGCGACGTCGACCGACGTGCAGGACTTCGCCCGCTGCGACGTCGTCGTCGAGGCCGTGCCCGAACAGCTCGAAGTGAAGATCGACGCGCTCACCCGCGTCGAGTCGGTGCTCGCGCCCGGCGCCGCCCTCGCCTCGAACACCTCGTCGATCTCGATCGACCAGCTCGCGGCCCTGCTCGACCGGCCCGAGCAGTTCCTCGGGATGCACTTCTTCAACCCCGTGCCCGCCTCGACGCTCGTCGAGATCGTGCGCGGCGAGGCGACCGACGGGCCGCTCGTCGAGCGGGCGCGCGGCTGGGTGCACGCGATCGGCAAGACGCCGATCGTCGTCGCGGATGCCCCGGGCTTCGCCTCGTCACGGCTCGGGGTCGCACTCGGGCTCGAGGCGATCCGCATGCTCGAAGACGGCGTCGCCTCGGCGGAAGACGTCGACGCGGCGATGACCCTCGGCTACAAGCATCCGATCGGGCCGTTGCGCCTGACCGACATCGTGGGCCTCGACGTGCGACTCGGCATCGCCGAGTACCTCTCGTCGACGCTCGGCGAACGCTTCGCCCCGCCCGCGCTGCTGCGGCGCCTGGTCGCCGAGGGCAAGCTCGGCCGCAAGACCGGCGAGGGCTTCTACCTCTGGGATGCCCCGTGA
- a CDS encoding enoyl-CoA hydratase/isomerase family protein encodes MMGATTDAASSPLLVERHDDRVVATLNRPGKRNAIDQATIDALHLLCAELEAMPRTLILTGAGGVFASGADIAELRERRADDARAGINANAFVRLALLPMPVIAALDGYALGGGAELAYAADIRIATPTLKMGNPETGLGIIAAAGASWRLKEIVGDARAIELLLTGRTIGAAEALEIGLVSELHPADELLAAAHVIADRIARNDRAATIATKRVFRAQRGEHPAVDLEEQAVLFESPEKFRRMTEFLERKQK; translated from the coding sequence ATGATGGGCGCGACGACGGATGCCGCGAGCTCACCGCTCCTCGTCGAGCGGCACGACGACCGGGTCGTCGCCACGCTCAATCGGCCGGGCAAGCGCAACGCGATCGACCAGGCGACGATCGATGCGCTCCACCTGCTCTGCGCCGAGCTCGAAGCGATGCCGCGCACCCTCATCCTCACCGGTGCGGGCGGTGTCTTCGCCTCGGGCGCCGATATCGCCGAGCTTCGCGAACGCCGAGCCGATGACGCGCGCGCGGGCATCAACGCGAACGCGTTCGTGCGCCTCGCGCTGCTGCCGATGCCCGTGATCGCCGCCCTCGACGGGTACGCGCTCGGCGGCGGTGCAGAGCTCGCGTATGCCGCAGACATCCGCATCGCGACGCCCACGCTGAAGATGGGCAACCCCGAGACGGGCCTCGGCATCATCGCCGCGGCCGGCGCGAGCTGGAGGCTGAAGGAGATCGTCGGCGACGCCCGCGCGATCGAGCTGCTGCTCACGGGCCGCACGATCGGCGCCGCCGAGGCGCTCGAGATCGGGCTCGTGAGCGAGCTGCATCCGGCCGACGAACTGCTCGCGGCCGCCCACGTCATCGCCGACCGCATCGCCCGCAACGACCGGGCCGCGACGATCGCGACGAAGCGCGTGTTCCGCGCCCAGCGGGGCGAGCACCCCGCCGTCGACCTCGAGGAGCAGGCCGTGCTCTTCGAGAGCCCCGAGAAGTTCCGGCGCATGACCGAGTTCCTCGAGAGGAAGCAGAAGTGA
- a CDS encoding thiolase family protein: protein MAEAYLVGGVRTPVGRYGGVLAGVRPDDLASLVVGEALRRAGLERAAIEAGAIDEVIFGAANQAGEDNRNVGRMSVLLAGLPDSVPGITVNRLCASGMSAITMAAQAIRAGDADLIIAGGVESMTRAPWVQAKPERPWAKPGAAYDTSIGWRFPNPRLLSRDKATFSMPETAEEVARVDGITREEADAFALRSQRRAEAAIAAGRFEAEIVGVATARGEVLVDEGPRPETTLEALARLRAVVPGGSIVTAGNSSALNDGASAIVVASAEAVERYGLTPRARVVVGASAGLAPEIMGLGPVPATEKALARSGLSIADLGSIELNEAFATQSLAAMRRLGLDPERVNADGGAIALGHPLGSSGSRLVVTLLGRMEREDSRYGLATMCVGVGQGSALIVERVK from the coding sequence ATGGCGGAGGCCTACCTCGTCGGCGGAGTGCGTACGCCGGTCGGCCGCTACGGCGGCGTGCTCGCCGGAGTGCGGCCCGATGACCTCGCGTCGCTCGTCGTCGGGGAGGCCTTGCGCCGGGCCGGCCTCGAGCGGGCGGCCATCGAGGCCGGCGCGATCGACGAGGTGATCTTCGGTGCGGCGAACCAGGCCGGCGAAGACAACCGCAACGTCGGCCGCATGTCGGTGCTGCTCGCCGGACTTCCCGACTCGGTGCCGGGCATCACGGTCAATCGGCTCTGCGCCTCGGGCATGTCGGCCATCACGATGGCGGCGCAGGCGATCCGGGCCGGCGACGCCGACCTCATCATCGCCGGCGGCGTCGAATCGATGACCCGCGCGCCGTGGGTGCAGGCCAAGCCCGAGCGGCCGTGGGCGAAGCCCGGCGCCGCCTACGACACGTCGATCGGCTGGCGCTTCCCGAATCCGAGACTGCTCTCGCGCGACAAGGCGACCTTCTCGATGCCCGAGACGGCCGAAGAGGTCGCGCGGGTCGACGGCATCACGCGCGAAGAGGCCGATGCCTTCGCGCTGCGTTCGCAGCGGCGCGCCGAGGCAGCCATCGCGGCGGGCCGGTTCGAGGCCGAGATCGTCGGCGTGGCGACGGCGCGCGGCGAGGTGCTCGTCGACGAAGGTCCGCGGCCGGAGACGACCCTCGAGGCGCTCGCGCGCCTGCGCGCCGTCGTGCCCGGTGGCTCGATCGTGACGGCGGGCAACTCGAGCGCCCTCAACGACGGGGCTTCGGCCATCGTGGTCGCGAGCGCCGAAGCGGTCGAGCGCTACGGGCTCACACCGCGGGCGCGCGTCGTCGTCGGCGCCTCTGCCGGGCTCGCGCCCGAGATCATGGGCCTCGGCCCGGTGCCCGCGACCGAGAAGGCGCTCGCCCGCTCGGGCCTGTCGATCGCCGATCTCGGCTCGATCGAGCTCAACGAGGCGTTCGCCACCCAGTCGCTCGCCGCGATGCGCCGGCTCGGCCTCGACCCCGAGCGGGTCAACGCCGACGGCGGGGCGATCGCGCTGGGGCATCCGCTCGGCTCGTCGGGGTCGCGCCTCGTGGTGACGCTGCTCGGCCGCATGGAGCGCGAGGACTCGCGCTACGGCCTCGCCACGATGTGCGTCGGAGTGGGCCAGGGCAGCGCACTCATCGTGGAGCGCGTGAAATGA
- a CDS encoding DEAD/DEAH box helicase produces MPKNKKPQGGRPAKNFDPSYAKGGSKGGPARAGSSKPGSRSEGHRGYRPEPADAPRKERWSREERVSTGRAPHRSDRDGRDERAPRSFDRNDRPARSFDRDDRAPRSGERNDRAPRSFDRNDRPARSNDRDERAPRSYDRNDRGDRAPRSFDRNDRPARSFDRDDRAPRSFDRNDRPARSFDRDDRAPRRDRDDRPARSFDRDDRAPRRDRDDRPARSFDRSDRPARPAYREDRPARSFDRDDRAPRRDREDRPARSFDRSDRPARSFDRSDRPARSFDRSDRPARSYDRADRAPRRDVDRPGFADSGRRDSSFYPAKEQGHRFSPNDDVVLERLEAEAIQATDAEGVSFADLGLGGNVVRALKELGAESPFPIQAATIPVVLEGRDVLGRGKTGSGKTIAFGAPTVERLMSLWAESGKAGGKRQMGRKPRALILAPTRELALQIDRTVQPIAQSVGLFTTQIYGGVPQQRQVGALQRGVDIVIGTPGRIEDLIEQRRLDLSEVVITVLDEADHMCDLGFLEPVQRIIRHTAAGGQKLLFSATLDKGVATLVDEFLVEPAVHEVAGEDQASSTIEHRVFVIGNHEKRDIVAELANRAGKTLVFSRTRAFAEDLTEHLEDYGIRAVALHGDLNQSRRTRNLQQLTSGRVNVLVATDVAARGIHVDDIDLVIQADAPDEYKTYLHRSGRTGRAGKAGQVVTLIPRNRQRRMTELLDRAEIDVDFVDMRLGDDFAGELERGAAEVGAESVVAEQTAELAETVEVVEIVDVVEAVDTESATADEKLAG; encoded by the coding sequence ATGCCCAAGAACAAGAAACCCCAAGGCGGCAGGCCCGCCAAGAACTTCGATCCCTCGTACGCGAAGGGCGGCTCGAAGGGCGGCCCGGCGCGCGCCGGTTCGTCGAAGCCCGGCTCGCGCAGCGAGGGTCACCGCGGCTACCGCCCCGAGCCCGCCGACGCCCCGCGCAAGGAGCGTTGGTCGCGCGAGGAGCGCGTCTCCACCGGCCGTGCCCCCCATCGCTCCGACCGCGACGGCCGTGACGAGCGCGCACCGCGTTCGTTCGACCGCAACGATCGCCCGGCGCGTTCCTTCGATCGTGACGACCGCGCGCCCCGCTCGGGTGAGCGGAACGACCGCGCGCCCCGCTCGTTCGACCGCAACGACCGGCCGGCACGCTCCAACGACCGCGACGAGCGTGCGCCCCGCTCGTACGACCGGAACGATCGCGGCGACCGCGCGCCCCGCTCGTTCGACCGCAACGACCGTCCGGCTCGCTCCTTCGACCGCGACGACCGTGCACCTCGCTCGTTCGACCGCAACGACCGCCCCGCGCGTTCGTTCGATCGCGATGACCGTGCGCCCCGTCGCGATCGCGACGACCGCCCTGCGCGTTCCTTCGACCGCGACGACCGTGCACCCCGTCGCGATCGCGACGACCGCCCCGCGCGTTCGTTCGACCGCAGCGACCGCCCGGCTCGCCCCGCCTACCGCGAGGACCGCCCCGCGCGATCCTTCGACCGCGATGACCGGGCCCCTCGCCGTGACCGCGAGGACCGCCCCGCGCGTTCGTTCGACCGCAGCGACCGCCCGGCGCGTTCGTTCGACCGCAGCGACCGCCCGGCGCGTTCGTTCGACCGCAGCGACCGCCCCGCCCGCTCCTACGACCGTGCCGACCGCGCGCCTCGCCGCGACGTCGACCGCCCCGGCTTCGCCGACTCCGGTCGCCGCGATTCGAGCTTCTACCCGGCCAAGGAGCAGGGTCACCGCTTCTCGCCGAACGACGACGTCGTGCTCGAGCGCCTCGAGGCCGAGGCCATCCAGGCGACCGACGCCGAGGGTGTGAGCTTCGCCGACCTCGGTCTCGGCGGCAACGTCGTGCGCGCCCTCAAGGAGCTCGGCGCCGAGTCGCCGTTCCCGATCCAGGCCGCGACCATCCCGGTCGTGCTCGAGGGTCGCGACGTGCTCGGCCGCGGCAAGACCGGCTCGGGCAAGACCATCGCCTTCGGCGCCCCGACCGTCGAGCGTCTCATGTCGCTCTGGGCCGAGTCCGGCAAGGCCGGCGGCAAGCGCCAGATGGGCCGCAAGCCCCGCGCGCTCATCCTCGCCCCCACCCGCGAGCTCGCGCTGCAGATCGACCGCACCGTGCAGCCCATCGCGCAGAGCGTCGGCCTCTTCACCACGCAGATCTACGGCGGCGTGCCGCAGCAGCGCCAGGTCGGCGCGCTCCAGCGCGGCGTCGACATCGTGATCGGCACGCCCGGACGCATCGAAGACCTCATCGAGCAGCGCCGACTCGACCTCTCCGAGGTCGTCATCACGGTGCTCGACGAGGCCGACCACATGTGCGACCTCGGCTTCCTCGAGCCGGTGCAGCGCATCATCCGTCACACCGCCGCGGGCGGCCAGAAGCTGCTCTTCTCGGCGACGCTCGACAAGGGCGTCGCAACGCTCGTCGACGAGTTCCTCGTCGAGCCGGCCGTGCACGAGGTCGCCGGTGAAGACCAGGCCTCGTCGACGATCGAGCACCGCGTGTTCGTCATCGGCAACCACGAGAAGCGCGACATCGTCGCCGAGCTCGCCAACCGCGCGGGCAAGACCCTCGTCTTCAGCCGCACCCGGGCGTTCGCCGAAGACCTCACCGAGCACCTCGAGGACTACGGCATCCGCGCGGTCGCCCTGCACGGCGACCTGAACCAGTCGCGTCGCACACGCAACCTGCAGCAGCTGACTTCGGGCCGGGTCAACGTGCTCGTCGCAACGGATGTCGCGGCGCGCGGCATCCACGTCGACGACATCGATCTCGTGATCCAGGCCGACGCGCCCGACGAGTACAAGACCTACCTGCACCGCTCGGGCCGTACCGGCCGCGCGGGCAAGGCCGGCCAGGTCGTCACGCTCATCCCGCGCAACCGGCAACGCCGCATGACCGAGCTGCTCGACCGCGCCGAGATCGACGTCGACTTCGTCGACATGCGCCTCGGCGACGACTTCGCCGGCGAACTCGAGCGCGGCGCCGCCGAGGTCGGGGCCGAGTCGGTCGTGGCCGAGCAGACGGCCGAACTCGCTGAGACGGTCGAGGTCGTCGAGATCGTCGACGTCGTTGAGGCCGTCGACACCGAGTCCGCCACCGCCGACGAGAAGCTCGCCGGCTGA
- a CDS encoding GNAT family N-acetyltransferase: protein MHPSVTVAVEPPRQPEVERLLDGSTAYAESLYPPESSFLLDIATLERAEVAFYVARDGDRAVGIAALVAEADASRGELKRMFVDPEARGRGVAAALLDRIEADAAARGIIEIVLETGDLHDAAQALYARRGYRLIPQFGQYVGEPHSVCFAKTLIAAPTATTGSVSNDPGVR, encoded by the coding sequence GTGCACCCCTCAGTGACCGTCGCCGTCGAACCGCCCCGCCAGCCCGAGGTCGAGCGCCTGCTCGACGGCAGCACCGCCTACGCGGAGAGCCTCTACCCGCCGGAGAGCAGCTTCCTGCTCGACATCGCGACGCTCGAACGCGCAGAGGTGGCCTTCTACGTCGCCCGCGACGGCGACCGCGCCGTCGGCATCGCCGCGCTCGTCGCCGAAGCGGATGCCTCGCGCGGCGAGTTGAAGCGCATGTTCGTCGATCCCGAGGCTCGCGGGCGCGGCGTCGCCGCGGCGCTGCTCGACCGCATCGAGGCGGATGCCGCCGCCCGCGGCATCATCGAGATCGTGCTCGAGACCGGCGACCTGCACGACGCGGCGCAGGCGCTGTATGCGCGGCGCGGGTACCGCCTGATTCCGCAGTTCGGCCAGTACGTCGGCGAACCGCACTCGGTGTGCTTCGCGAAGACGCTCATCGCGGCCCCCACAGCGACGACGGGAAGCGTTTCCAACGACCCTGGCGTGAGGTAG
- a CDS encoding alpha/beta hydrolase, with product MTSTRRTGGSGTRARRVLWAVTAAAAAIASVGALSGFHQQLREIDPKGSDAASEVASAAIIGIRTFTAPAGIGVEPDLEYGAREDGTLLTLDVCTPARVGFPVESRAAVVSIHGGSWARGDKANSDWRNVCLWLASEGFVAASVNYRLVPDVRFPAQIDDVALAVEWLRSPEQAERFGIDPDRIGAFGGSAGGNLAALLGTTGDGPLDEGSRVAAVAELSGPVELGAAELAADEASDWLHRIVGEYLDCPPGASDAQCPQATDASAGSHADPSDPPFFIGHAEREVVPLGQSQRFAQTLAAAGVPVELVVVPGVDHSIGILDETLRARVAAFLHAHLG from the coding sequence GTGACCTCGACCCGACGCACAGGCGGCTCCGGCACCCGCGCCAGGCGGGTGCTCTGGGCCGTCACGGCCGCAGCAGCCGCCATCGCGAGCGTCGGCGCGCTCTCGGGGTTCCACCAGCAGCTGCGGGAGATCGACCCGAAGGGCTCCGACGCCGCGAGCGAGGTCGCGAGCGCGGCGATCATCGGCATTCGCACCTTCACGGCGCCGGCCGGCATCGGCGTCGAGCCTGATCTCGAATACGGTGCCCGCGAAGACGGGACGCTGCTCACCCTCGACGTCTGCACCCCGGCGCGCGTCGGGTTCCCGGTCGAGTCCCGAGCCGCGGTCGTCTCGATCCACGGCGGCAGCTGGGCGCGCGGAGACAAGGCGAACTCCGACTGGCGCAACGTCTGCCTGTGGCTCGCGAGCGAGGGCTTCGTCGCGGCATCGGTCAACTACCGGCTCGTGCCCGACGTCCGTTTCCCGGCCCAGATCGACGACGTCGCCCTCGCCGTCGAGTGGCTGCGCTCGCCCGAGCAGGCCGAGCGATTCGGCATCGACCCCGATCGCATCGGCGCGTTCGGCGGTTCGGCCGGCGGCAACCTCGCCGCCCTGCTCGGCACGACCGGCGACGGTCCGCTCGACGAGGGCTCGCGGGTCGCGGCGGTCGCCGAGCTCTCGGGCCCCGTGGAACTCGGTGCGGCTGAGCTCGCGGCCGACGAGGCATCCGATTGGCTGCACCGCATCGTCGGCGAGTACCTCGACTGCCCGCCCGGAGCGAGCGATGCGCAGTGCCCTCAGGCGACGGATGCCTCGGCCGGCTCCCATGCCGACCCGAGCGATCCGCCGTTCTTCATCGGCCACGCCGAGCGCGAGGTCGTGCCGCTCGGCCAGTCGCAGCGATTCGCCCAGACCCTCGCGGCGGCGGGCGTGCCCGTCGAACTCGTGGTCGTGCCGGGCGTCGATCACTCGATCGGCATCCTCGACGAGACGCTCCGCGCCCGCGTGGCGGCGTTCCTGCACGCGCACCTCGGCTGA
- a CDS encoding YihY/virulence factor BrkB family protein, which produces MPEHDSPGLGRRNDDPGRGDARDGSSGNGSDGNGSGARDSSGNDSPVQLSRDDWRVILTRTVHEYRINQVHDIAAALTFYGLLAVFPALLAALALLGIFGSAEAVMADVMSVVEELGGASVVDALSEPIDQLLNASHAGLAFVTGLVGTLWAASGFVGAFGRGMNRIYEVEEGRPFWKMRPAMLAVSAVLVVLGAIAAVGLAVTGPVAEAAASVLGLDDGVAFWWDLGKIPVLAAIGILVMAMLYWAGPNVRRRNLRWFSVGAVGALLAWIITTALFAVYVFGVGNYQRVYGVLGGVIAFLLWVWLSNLAMLFGAVLDTEVERARQLRAGVAAEERVQLPLRDARLISINRAQRRRDVRASAAMRPDAVVDAVTPPAGRRPHG; this is translated from the coding sequence ATGCCCGAGCACGACTCACCCGGCCTCGGCCGACGCAACGACGACCCAGGCCGCGGCGACGCACGCGACGGCTCGAGCGGCAACGGCTCGGACGGCAACGGCTCGGGCGCCCGCGACTCGAGCGGCAACGACTCGCCGGTGCAGCTCTCGCGCGACGACTGGCGGGTCATCCTCACCCGCACGGTGCACGAGTACCGCATCAACCAGGTGCACGACATCGCGGCCGCCCTCACCTTCTACGGGCTGCTGGCGGTCTTCCCGGCGCTCCTCGCCGCCCTCGCGCTGCTCGGCATCTTCGGGAGCGCCGAGGCCGTGATGGCCGACGTGATGAGCGTCGTGGAGGAGCTCGGCGGCGCATCCGTCGTCGACGCTCTCAGCGAGCCCATCGACCAGCTGCTGAACGCCTCCCACGCGGGCCTCGCGTTCGTGACCGGCCTCGTCGGCACACTCTGGGCCGCGTCGGGCTTCGTGGGCGCCTTCGGCCGCGGCATGAACCGCATCTACGAGGTCGAGGAGGGCCGCCCGTTCTGGAAGATGCGCCCCGCGATGCTCGCGGTGTCGGCCGTGCTGGTGGTGCTCGGCGCCATCGCCGCCGTCGGCCTCGCGGTGACCGGACCGGTCGCCGAGGCCGCCGCGAGCGTGCTCGGGCTCGACGACGGCGTCGCCTTCTGGTGGGATCTCGGCAAGATCCCCGTGCTCGCGGCGATCGGCATCCTCGTGATGGCGATGCTCTACTGGGCGGGGCCGAACGTGCGGCGGCGGAACCTGCGCTGGTTCAGCGTCGGCGCGGTCGGCGCCCTGCTCGCGTGGATCATCACGACGGCGCTCTTCGCCGTCTACGTCTTCGGGGTCGGCAACTACCAGCGGGTCTACGGCGTGCTCGGCGGGGTCATCGCCTTCCTCCTGTGGGTCTGGCTCTCGAACCTCGCGATGCTCTTCGGCGCCGTGCTCGACACCGAGGTCGAGCGGGCACGCCAGTTGCGTGCCGGCGTCGCCGCCGAGGAGCGCGTGCAGCTGCCGCTTCGCGACGCCCGGCTGATCTCGATCAATCGCGCGCAACGCCGGCGCGATGTGCGCGCCTCGGCGGCCATGCGGCCCGACGCGGTCGTCGACGCGGTGACCCCGCCCGCGGGGCGCCGACCGCACGGCTGA